A genomic segment from Kyrpidia tusciae DSM 2912 encodes:
- a CDS encoding DUF421 domain-containing protein, with amino-acid sequence MEGAVSAFLRSIVIFFVLLLFTKILGKREISQLSFIDFVSAITMGDIAANLSYNLEGEMGKGFSSLMVWVFLPFLLSYMALHFKWVRRFLNGNPVVVIRQGKVMEDNLRKVRYSIDDLMQQLRQRNVFHVADVEFAVLEASGQLTVLKKADLEQPTRRDLSVPAELRNEPHVVIEDGHINHEALTKANLDPGWLLAELERKGFLLSNVFLGQVDSQGNLYVDLYDDNLPVPASTHRQATLALLKQAQASLEMFAIQSEKLASKGQYERLAKDLGQVVRGVEPFLRGGGGG; translated from the coding sequence GTGGAGGGGGCGGTCAGCGCTTTCCTACGCTCCATTGTCATCTTTTTCGTCCTGCTGTTGTTCACCAAGATCCTCGGAAAACGGGAAATTTCCCAATTGTCCTTCATTGACTTTGTCTCGGCCATCACCATGGGCGACATCGCCGCCAACCTCTCCTATAATTTGGAAGGAGAAATGGGGAAGGGATTCTCTAGTCTGATGGTCTGGGTGTTTCTCCCGTTTCTCCTGTCGTATATGGCGTTGCATTTTAAATGGGTGCGGCGCTTTCTGAATGGCAATCCGGTGGTGGTGATCCGCCAGGGGAAGGTGATGGAGGATAACCTTCGCAAGGTGAGGTATTCCATTGATGATCTGATGCAGCAACTGCGCCAGCGCAACGTGTTTCACGTGGCCGACGTGGAGTTTGCGGTGCTCGAGGCAAGCGGACAGCTGACGGTGCTAAAAAAGGCGGACTTGGAACAGCCGACCCGCCGGGATTTGTCGGTTCCGGCCGAGTTGCGCAATGAACCTCATGTGGTGATCGAGGACGGCCACATCAATCACGAGGCCCTCACCAAGGCAAATTTGGATCCCGGGTGGCTCTTGGCGGAACTGGAGCGAAAGGGGTTCCTCTTGTCCAATGTGTTCCTCGGGCAGGTGGATTCCCAAGGGAATCTGTATGTCGATCTGTATGACGATAACCTGCCAGTTCCGGCGTCCACCCATCGCCAGGCAACGCTCGCCCTACTGAAACAGGCTCAGGCGAGTCTTGAGATGTTCGCCATTCAGAGCGAAAAACTGGCTTCTAAAGGGCAATATGAGCGGTTGGCTAAAGATCTGGGCCAAGTGGTTCGTGGCGTTGAACCGTTTTTGCGGGGAGGCGGGGGAGGGTGA
- a CDS encoding DUF1657 domain-containing protein: MTVASQVKQTLAGLKSAQASLEQFALQTQDKAAKKAFTDAATQTQSIINTLQSRVTQLEQQEPEYKGF; this comes from the coding sequence GTGACTGTGGCGTCTCAAGTAAAACAAACGCTAGCAGGTCTGAAATCGGCCCAGGCGTCCTTGGAGCAATTCGCCTTGCAAACGCAGGACAAAGCGGCCAAAAAAGCGTTTACCGACGCCGCCACCCAGACGCAGTCGATCATCAACACGCTGCAAAGCCGGGTGACGCAGCTGGAACAGCAGGAACCGGAGTACAAGGGGTTCTGA